From one Rosa rugosa chromosome 4, drRosRugo1.1, whole genome shotgun sequence genomic stretch:
- the LOC133744519 gene encoding pentatricopeptide repeat-containing protein At4g14850-like → MRLAFADMKSCDVGSSMYSVSGVLKAAAELAALEQCRILYTHAVVTGLDVNLVVGTALVDVYGKAGFVSDARQVFNKNFLVLNLVDAVSCWQHMHNKGIRKVDEVAQVRKMMKDMRVEEGRRKELD, encoded by the exons ATGCGTCTGGCTTTTGCTgacatgaaatcttgtgatgttGGGTCTAGCATGTATAGTGTTTCGGGTGTGCTGAAGGCTGCAGCCGAGCTTGCTGCTTTGGAGCAGTGTAGGATACTATATACGCATGCTGTTGTGACGGGGCTTGATGTGAATTTAGTTGTAGGGACTGCTTTGGTTGATGTCTATGGGAAAGCTGGGTTTGTGTCTGATGCTAGGCAGGTTTTTAATAAGAATTTTCTGGTGCTAAATCTTGTGGATGCAGTGTCATGCTGGCAGCATATGCACAACAAAGGGATAAG GAAGGTGGATGAAGTTGCACAAGTGAGGAAGATGATGAAAGATATGAGGGTTGAAGAAGGTAGGAGGAAGGAGTTGGATTGA